The Fusarium poae strain DAOMC 252244 chromosome 2, whole genome shotgun sequence nucleotide sequence CAGTAGGAAGAATGGAGGTAACAATGAGTTGCAAGGGAGcttgggggggggggggggggggggggggggggcgaAGGGAAGTGAGAGAGCAGATGCTGCGCAAATGGTTTGCAGAGCACGACGCGAAGAAATAACAAAAGTTGACGCGCGGTGGCACGTGAGATTCAATTTATGCTGATTCGATGAAATGTAAACAAAAAGTAGAGGGAAAAGATGAATCTTTATTGTTGACAGCCGTCTGGCACTGGCAGGCAGTTCTACAAATATCCATCCATCTGATGGACCTCTTTCAGTGGTGTTGGTTCGCTAATCTTTATTCACAGCGGAGAAACAGGGcttccatccattctacGGGCTCCATGGCTGCGGGTCAACAGTTCCAATGGCCTGCAATACCCACTTACAAACAGTAGGTTGGACTCTTATTGTTCCGTGGTATTTATTGATCAATCCACCATCAGACAGTCCTTTCTTCCAACATTAAAAGTCGATCAAAATAAGTAATTGCATCAGTTCTTCAGAATCCAGGTCGCTATGAAATCAATACTCTCTCGACTACCCAGCATCATCTGCTTACTAATGACGTCACAGCTATAAGACTTTCTTACCCACTTTGAATAAACGATGATGCCATGAGCTTTCACAGTTTGATCCTCCAAAACCACACCCAAAATGAGTCTTGATCCGACCCAAAACAGACTCGAGTTCCTCCTGCGTCACGTAGACGATGAACCAACCATTGCCGACTACCGCTCCCTGGCAGAAGTTATCAAAGGAATTGCGCAGACTGCTGTGAACTTTGCTGTCATCGGGGAGGTTGATGGCGCCACCAAACTCCTCGAGACTCTTGTCAAGAGAGGCATCGATCCTTTTGACTATTGCGAGACATGCTACCCGTACCTGAAACCTTGTATGTATTTTGCTTGGGAGGCAACATCATCTTGGCCTTTATGGATCCCTTCAGGCCAACGAACCGAGGAAAAGCTCCTCGAGATGGAAGATAGAGGTCGCCAAGTTTGGCTCGAGAGGTTTAGTGAAGAATGGGACGTTACCGAGGAAACTGCCAGGAAAGCTCTTGACATGGCGTACAACGGCTTGCAAGCTGAACTTCCCGACTGGGATGGTACTCTTGCAGGGCAAGCCGTTGTGGCAGATAAGATGAGCCAAGAAGGAGAGTTCTCGTACTCTGCCAGTCCCAACGGCCCCATGTCTGTCAAGTACTCCAAGATAGCTATGTGGTGGCGTCAGGGAATATTTCCATATCCCTATGTCCAACTCTATCGCACTGCAGGATTGATGATCGCCCTCGACATATACACTCGACTGAACCAGGGCACCGAAGCTAGGGAGTTATTTGACAAGATATGTGGTCGGATTGAGGCCTACGAGATGATCGAACAACTTGTTTGTTCCCGGTTGGTGTGGAGCAAAGTCATAATCAGTCCTCATCTACCCATGCTTGAAATGCTCAACATCCATCCAGCCAAGGTCCGACCGGCTATCTCTCGCGCTGTTCAAATGGCCGAGAAACGCCTGGTAACCGGACCGAGACGTCGATACATGAACCAAGGATTGGAGAATCTGGTTCACACGATCAGCAAGAACACCTTCGAGAACTGCCCTTACGGTGATCTGGACGTTTATCGTCCATCAGATCTCCCTCGATCGAGACCTGAGAAACCTAGTGGCCTTTTAAGACCAGGATGCTCCGCCGCCGATATAGCCGCATTGGAGAAACGATTAGAAGTACCTCTCCCTGACGACTATAAAGAATTCCTAAGCGTAACGAATGGACTTGAAGCGATATGGAACGGCCAGAATGCCCTTCACTATTTGGCAAAAGCTGAAGATGTTGACTGGCATGACCTGGACTTTCTTGAAGGGAATGAGATACCTCTACTTCGCGATGCTGAACCGCAACCTCACGCTGGTAACATGCTGTCGTGGCCCACGCCAGAAACCCTGCGGTGTATATGTCTCTCGGGTGACCTTGACCAGCAAGAAGCAAATGGCCATCTGTTTATCATCGGCCCTGACATTGTTCAGCCAGCCAAGGATTACTTCTTCTCCACTTACCAAGAGCGAAATGAGTCTCAGCGCAGTGAACTCGACAATCTTGTCCAAGAGACGTATGGCAGCATGGATGTCTTTAAGGACTTGGAGTACGTACTAATGTGTTGGACACCTTGGGATCTCAGATTCTACCCCTCCAGAGGAGTTCGGGACTTTCTGGAACAAATGGCAGAGGCTTCTTTGCAAAAGAACCGGCACTGGCTGTATGTATTTGAGCCTAGATATCGACGGCTTGCAAAGGATGATGAGTGAAGTAGTAGAAGTAGGATTATTTATGGCGAGAATTCTATCCGGGGTAGACTCCCTAGTTCGTGTACTTCAGTCCCTTACTCTGGTTGTGCTCGACTAAAGGCTGTCCGAGTTTCGATATTGAAGTTCAATTGCTCACACCTCGCTATGGGTACAAGACAATATATTCGAATTCTTGATACTACCAAATCTCATAATATTTTTACATCTATTTCTTGTCTCCCATGACTGGTGCATCTCCTGTGTCGTGAATGGCGTTGGGCACAGCTCTCTCGACCGACTCTGGTAGTATCTCTTGGAGTTTCTGTGGTACTACAGATTCTTTACCACCACCCTTGGCATGAGACTTGTTGGTTGACTGTCCAGGGTTGTTTCCAGTTGGATGGATCTTGATAATTGTCAGTCATGTTTTTCGTCTTTATCGATGAGGACTCACAGAATCAGGAAGGGTTTCCTCAACACCCTTAGGAACGGACTCTTGCAGACCCTCAGGAACCTTGGATGGGCCGGTAGCGTGCGAGACGTTTTCACCCGTACCTCGTTCAACCTGTCTGTTGGATGACATTGTGGAGAATTGCTTTGGGATGATTGATGGCTGTACTCGAATGATACTGAGAATTGATCGGGAGGCGCGCATGTTCATAGTGATAAGAATGCAAAGAGTATTATTTTGGATGGAAAAggatatttttttatatttcaaAAATAGGTAAAAGTCATCAACGTCATGAATGTTCTGGTGATTCATCTTTCTTGGGCCAAGATCATGTCGTCGCGTCATCCCTACCTCAACGTTCTGAGAGCACGTAATGGTCACGTCGTGTCAAGTAGGAATATTAATCCCAATTAATGAATTAGGAATGGATCATGCATACTAGATGGAAACGTTGTACAGAGAGCCACTGAGATGTGAGTACGTCACACCGTCGTCAATTTTATGTTGCAATTTTCATGCGTTTCATTATTCGATCTCTTCTTCGCCTAACATATGAGAGCATATTACTGCTCGACTAGTCCTCTTTGACAGTACTATTTTATCATATGCAGGAGGTGAATACGACATAGAGATATCTACCTCCCCCGTCCATGATTCGAATTGAGGAATTAGCTATAGGCACTCCAACTAGGCGTAAGCACATCAAGGAAGGCTTCTAGTATCCTATAAAACCGAGGCCATCCCAGTTTCGCCCGGACCGCCCTATGAAGACGGCTTAGAGGCATTCAAAATCACGTCAATTACCTTGTGATCATCATAAGTTGCAACTGTCCTCTCACACAGGGCCGCAACACGCTCCTTGCTCTGTAGACCATCAGGGCAAATGAGCCAGATAACGTTTGTCATAAAGGATCGTCGGTACTCAGTCATGACTTCAGGATCATTATGCCGATCGAACTTGGGACCACCAAGGCGGTGCAGCGTCTCAAGATAGTGATCCAAGATCTCCATTTCATGGGCTCTGCGATCTTCCACGCTCAGCATAGCCGTCATGTGGTAAACAACGTCATGGAAGCATGATCCAAAGTGAAAGGCAGACCAATCTAGGAACCCAATGCGATCGTCGGCAGTAAAGTAGATGTTGCCGATATGAGTATCTCCATGAAGCAGAGTTCGGAACCGAGGGTTGCGCTCAGCGTAGTAGCGGTCCAAAGCCTCGTTGCATCGAGTGCCATCCATGAGATACTCTGGCAACTGAGGGCGACCGGGACGTCTGACAACTTCATCCCATGATCTGCACATAAAAGTCATGGCAGGGTCATAGTTGTTCCAGATCCCTATTGTTTCTTAGACATCGATACTCAAGCGAAAGTTTGGGTGCTTACAAGGGTGATCCTCCTGACTCTGCCCCCAATACTGTGCATGGAGTCCGGCCAATTGTTCCACACCGCTCTTGACGTTTTCGACAGGATAAGCAGCAACTTCGGCGGGAAAGGTGCATCCTTCGCTGACGAGATCGTTCATGATAGCAATCCCTTGCTTTTCGCTTGTTCCACTCCACCAGCCTTTTGGGAAGatcatgttgttgatgctggGTGCCACCTTTGAAAAGAACTCTGCCTCACGCTGCGCCAAACTGACTGTCCATGGTTGAGCTTCTATCATGCTGGGATCGAATACACCCTTAACGCAGATATTTGTCGGTCTCTCTTCCCTGTTCCCATCTTCGTAAGCTATGGTGTGAAAGAGCTTGCTGGCTGTACCCCAAATATTGCGCGTATTCTCAGCAGACTGGACCTTGTGGCCGAGTTTGGCACTGAACCACTCAGTTGTCAAATCCGCTGGAAGTGCTGGAAGAGTTTCGCTTTGTTTGTCAGCCATTGTTAGAAATTGAGATGGAGGAACGTTCTTCAGTTTTCTTATTTGCGTACGCATGGGGTCAGCAAGGGATTCTTATACTCGTGAACGCTTGAGAATCTCTTTCACTTGTCCATTCTTCTGTCCAACTACTCGCAGCTTTGCTTACAAGCGAATAAAAATCATTGGCTGAATCATCAATACCGTAATTTCCTAGGAATAGGTACGATTTATCCGTATGGCCAGCCAAGGAGAGGGGTCAGCCTTAATTACGTATATGCATCCGATTCTCACCAGACTAACTCTTCTGTAACGGGGAATGAGTGGTTCTACTCCGTAGCGGGTAGCAGAAAATATCTCCTCGCTTTAgaatacaaaaataaatgacCAAAAACCATGCTTAAACCGCATAAggtgacctactaatttcgtcccttatgcctAAACGGCCAACTCTGAGCACGATTTTCTTGTCATCTTACCAATCAAAAATTTGGCCCTTGACAAGGGTAGTGTTTTGACACTACATTGGAAGTGGAGCGAAAGATAAGACCAGTGATGAATAGGAACACGTATCCCGTAAGCACATGGTTTTGTTTGATAAAGAGGAACAATGAATTCGTAGTGATACTGTGCCACAGTTGTATCAGTAAGCATCCGACATAAGGCTTAGTATATCATAGGGCCTGTTGCAAAGTGGAATAAGCAACTTGAAATTGTCACTACAACTAAACGTCTCGAAAAGATAAGACAAGAGGCCAGATGAAGATGCAGAAATCTATTAGCAGACAAAGTCTAATGCCCGAGGTATCTAAAACAATTTTAAACTCCAATCTATGCCAAGTCCAACAAAGTCCTCAATGATCTtcaacatcctcatcccTTCCTGGATACATGATATCCTGAGCAATGAAAGCCCTTATATGGCTTACAAACACAAAGATGAAAATGCATAGTATAAGAATGGTCATGCCAGTTGCTACCCAGCCTATAGCACTGCTGTCCAGAGCCTTCCCGATAGAGATGGTAGCTAGAGTGAAGCCTGTGTTGGGGAAAACCATCGCGTAAAATCCGAGATGGAAATACTTTGGTGGAGATTGAATAACAGCAACGGCAGCAATAGCAAACCACCACAAGCTCAGGGCCCATAGAAAGATGGCACTCATGATAGCAATCAACTTAACAATGGCTACAGTAACAGCCCCATTACCATCAACGATATCCCAGCTCTCAGGCATACCATTAGCCATGCCAATAACTGCAAGAGCAGTAAAGGCAGGTGGACCTACGCACATGAAGAGTCCAGGCCTATGCTCCCTGTTAGGAAGTCCTGCCTGCATAAGACGTCCAATCATATGTGCGTACATCATAACAGCAACACTGAGCCCGAGGCCTTGACATGTAAGTCCTGCGCCAATGATGGTCAAGGCGTCAAGATTCGGTTGGGTTTCGGCAATGACAGATGCAATTGTACCAGACAGCATGATGGGAAAAACAGGGAGCAACCAAACAGGCATCATTGTGCTGAGTGAGAAGCTGTGGGCTGCAAAGACGTAGCTATATTGGCCTATAGCTAGGATAAGAGCCACAACCAGGTATCCCCAGAACGATGCTTGGACAGCCCAGACAAGGTTGGCGTTGTCTTTCGCTATAGCATAACGGTCGGTACTGGTGATAAGTGTGG carries:
- a CDS encoding hypothetical protein (TransMembrane:10 (i85-104o116-136i157-173o193-213i225-244o250-274i295-316o336-360i372-391o397-418i)) — its product is MEHPSCRGATPADPIMDRDSYNLNNLISNRTSFLDPNDQDPTTDVESGTSTPSPSIRKQHDSHAICDIYDPNRPKLKLRQRLKHFTWASYTLPMSTGGLSLLLYAQPHQFTGLRTIGLVVYIINLIIFTTVSIAMASRFLLHQGTFVKSITHPREGFFVPTCLLSIATLITSTDRYAIAKDNANLVWAVQASFWGYLVVALILAIGQYSYVFAAHSFSLSTMMPVWLLPVFPIMLSGTIASVIAETQPNLDALTIIGAGLTCQGLGLSVAVMMYAHMIGRLMQAGLPNREHRPGLFMCVGPPAFTALAVIGMANGMPESWDIVDGNGAVTVAIVKLIAIMSAIFLWALSLWWFAIAAVAVIQSPPKYFHLGFYAMVFPNTGFTLATISIGKALDSSAIGWVATGMTILILCIFIFVFVSHIRAFIAQDIMYPGRDEDVEDH